GATTTCAAAACACAAACCCTCGTTAAAAATGGGCAAATGTATGTAACAAGAAACTACATTAAGAATGTGCACATATCTCATAGCCCAACAAGTCTTCGGTGCACTCGACAAGTAGGAAAATCGAGTCGACTCCTTCGACTCTCTGagggaaaaaatgcaaatcaaaCGGTTGAAGCAGTTGAGCAAACTATGGCAAAACGGAAATCAAAGGAAACCAAATCAAGTCATTGATAACGGGGCGTATACTTATTGTTGGAGCGTGTACAattgttctgttctgttcccGAACTTGTAACTCTATTGGTGAGTGCATTTTGTGTACTTGTGTCATTGTTGCTTAGGAGTAAATTTGCTATTCGGATATGGTTAACTTTTGGAATTGAAACCGGAGTATATGCATTCTTTCTGTGTATCTTCTGCTTGGGGGTGGCATAAAAGCGGGCAATTACTCACTTTTGAGGACCTTCTTGGGGCTGCCCTTCTGGGGACTGCCCTTTTGGGGCGATCCGTGCCTGGATAAGGCGGTCTTCTTGGGACTTCCGCGCTGAGATTCCGATTCCCGCTTGGTTATGGCCGGCATCAGTTTCTCGCGCGTCGGCGAGGGCAACAAGGCGCCCTCCTCTACGTCTGAAAACATCGAAGAATTAACCTGGACTACTCCACTTATATTTCAGCTACTCACCCGGACCCGTGGTGCGTTCAAGGTGATGACGGATATTGCTAAAGCGTGCTGGCAGTGCTGAAATCTCATCCTTATTATCAATCAAAAAGGCTTGGCCAGGAACACGTGGCTTTTGGGCCTTCTGCAATGGCGTGGATTTCTTATTGTTCTCCTGTTCCTTCTCCTCCTTTGTAATGGGTCTAACAGAGTGCAACAAAATGATGgattatgatttatttattttaaaaaataatactaatataatttttgggAACTTGGACTGATATTGTAAATATCATACCTATGAACAGACGATGCTAGGGAAAGAGCTGAAAGTGAGCTGCGCTTTGAAACCTGATCCCACAGATCCTTTTGTTTCTTGTATAATTCCGGATCGATTTCTATGCCCCAACCGCGACACTGAAATATgataaattaaaaggaaaaatttaGTTGGAAAGATTACAAAGTAAAAGGGagtaaaactattaaaaaaggaagtaaaaaatatattttttttttaaataactaaaactaGTACGAGTTATCActataaaaaatgaatgcaaTAAATGACATTAAAGAGGTTCTggaaaacgaaatgaaaaattgtatattttaactaTTCCAAGAAAGCTAAAgttttttctcaatttttctattaaatcaatttattcaaatttaaagaaaactcgACTGATAAATCACATATctatggatatatatatatatttgtgtacaaattttgtatatacaactacatattaaaaaaaaagtaaaaaataaaaaatatgaataaatttaaattaatgtcGACAATTAATTGCCACAGAACTTAAACTCACCTTGTATTCGCCGGCCTTTTTGCGCAGCTCAACCATCTCCTTGAACCACAAATCCAAATTCGGTTTAGAGTGCGGCGGGGCGGAGCCGTTCATGACCACCACCTGGCCGGATTCGGCGGCCTGCTGCCGGTTGTCCACCTCGTCCTTGAGAACTGCGGCGGCCACGGCGGCGTCTGCGAAGCCGAAGTTCTCCTTTTTCGTGATGAAGTGGTTCAGGCGCTCCTGGTCGATGGCCTGCGAGAAGGGACGCGAGGTGATCTTGCGCTCCACAATGGTCACTTGTCTGCAAGAATCGAGGGAATCGTTAGCTAATCGAAATAGTACTGGCTTCTGAGAGATTCTGAGTTTTCAAAGGGAACTGCTGTGCTTCTCGGTGGCTGCAGCATGCAACACTTGCAACATGCAGGTGCGGATGAATGTGGGTTCTGATAGctattcttatttatttgggTGATGCTGCTCTTTCGGGTGGGCTAATGAAGGACTTCACTGACAATGAGAATGGCAGAAGCTATGAGCAAATCGGTTTGAGGGCTAGGTTAATCAAATGTTCATACTTCTCGTGCGTTTTTCTATCATCCGTATCGCTAACCAAGGGCTCCAACTCATGTAGAGTAGCTGAAAGCACACAGATACGAAATTTAATGCTGCAATCCAAGTCGATCGATAGCTTTATACAGATTCTGGCTGATGGCTGATGTCGGGCATCAGTATCAGTATAAGTGGGTACATTAAGATAAGGGAAAGTATAAGTTAATTGTAGAAAATGCAGTAGGAAACTAAAGGCCAAAAAGGTGGAAACAAGGGTTAGGTTTTCTTTTGCAAAGTGTCTCGATTACGCTAAAATTCAACTCAGGGTTAAGGAGAAGGTGATTTCATATTATTATACAGCAAATAAATGAGCCGGAAGCAGCGCCTTGGTGGGGGTGGTATTTCGGGTGTGGTCGGGTGGTTAGTTTGTGGGTGGGTGGTCAGCTTTTACTCAGGTGAGGGAAATGCTAAATGAAAActtcaaaatgaaaatcaatttgTGTTTTTGGCATTGAGTTCAGAACCGAAAATGATGTTGAATGCTTTGGTTGAAGCGTGTTTGGTATGGTTTCCTGGTAGTTTCTGGGGATATGTTTGAACAATTTTGGGTAACTTTTGTTTGGAATATAGAACGAAATTCAAACCAATTATTGTATTCTTTTCTTAGATAAAATATGTGTTTACAATTCGAGTTGAATGCAGCGTTGgatatttcatattattttatttgttagataacttatgttttttttgtaagcaCTACGTCCAATTTGTACACTATGGAAGCTCTTCGCTGGAAGCTCAAGGCGTCGCACAAGGGTTAAAGGCAAGACAAAAGCATTTTGCAATTGAAGCCACTTATTGCCACTGAGATGCAGATGCACTTATCGGTTTAGCGTATAAATAGagggttaaatttaaatttattctatttgattgtcattttttttttattgttccgTCTCCGTTTGCCTTACCTATGCGCTTTGCTTGAACTGTAAATTTAGTTAGTATTTGAAAAAGTTGTATTCATATCCACTGCCCACAGCCTAAACTAACCCCACACTAAGTTGGCCAATTCACCTAGCCGATGATATGTGAACGATATATAGAGAGTTGATGCCGTGTTGACTGATTGATTAATGGTTGTCTGGTTTAATGCATGACACTATAGTAATTTCGATTGGTTTGTCGTTTCACACATGCAACGAAACTAAGGCAACGTATGCAATAACTCCTACGCTTCGATCGAAATGAAAACGGAATTTATCACACAACCTGCGGCCACAACATGCTCATACTACACTTGGCTATTTTCAATTCATCAATTCGTCACgtaaaattgcattgacaCAGCATGTGTTAGTGGGTTCCGCATTTCCGATGAGAATGGGCACGAACCGGGAATAATCCCATCAATTTTTGATTGGTCAACGCAATTTTACGCTCGGCAGTAAAAGAAATTGTATTGGTTTAGCACtaataaacattaaatttagttCAACACTTACGTCAGCTTTTGGCTAAAAAGATATTCTTGAATATGTATGTTCAACCTTTTAGTTTCGggtttagttttttgtttttggaaagGAATTTAGCATAATTTCGTTCTATATGAAATAGATTTTGAAGACAGTAAAAGTTTGCTAACTGcttgaaatcaaaataatcattagtTTACAAAAGCGTTCAACGAAACATTGGCTTGTACGTACGGAAAGAAAGgggaaattatataaaaatgttcgaTATAATTATTCTAGGAAAATATCTATCTTAGTTTTGAGCACTgtagtatacatatttataggTACGAGTACGAGTATAGAGGTAAGCGAAAAGTTACGACGACGTGTACATAAAAAACTTGATTTGGAATTCGATCGATTGCTTGGTGGCAAATTAGCATTTTTAATATGGCAGCGGTGAGAGGAGAGAAAATCGTTTAGGCTACGTTCATTTACCAACACTATTCAACACTTTTCTATTgatttttgggtttttcttttttttttggctcaaTGCTGCTGCCACGgcataaattttcatttaaaaatcttgaaaaataaacaaatctcAACAGTTACGAAGGTTAGTAAACAAAATGTTACGCAATCTGCCGTGAATTAGTTTGTTAGGTCGGTTAAGTAAAAGAAacgattaattaaaaatcaaatgtaAACTCATTTTAGAACGCTCGCTCATTTggattgtttaaaaattagttttagtaTTACATATAATAGTTGAAAGAAACTATGCGCTAGTAGGAAATGTTTCGTCTGtttcataatatttttgttttttttttttttttggttgttaaGTATGTTAAATAAATGCTTAGCGACGACAATTTGTTGTCGCACCTTCTTTCTGATTTGTTGTACGTTTTTTATGCACCGTTGGCAGGCCGGCACCGCCACCCATCATCGTGTGATGTGTGTGACCATTCTGGGTTTGGGTCAGACTCTGATTCTGGTTTTGGGTGTGACTGTGACTTTGGCCGCCGGACCGAAGGGCGCCCAGCGATATGGACTTTCTCGGATAATCGCCGGCAGCGGCCCTAGACGTCGCCTCGCCGCCGCCCTTAATACGTCGGACAGTGGGCCAAACGAATTGCAGGCGGTACTCAGTGCTCAATTTAGTGATGGTCTTTTTCAATAGCCCATTTGACTCACCCGCCTGCGAAAGAGAAGAGCAGAATCACACAACGAAAAAGGGTTTTTTGGGGGTTGAGGTTTCagataaaaataatgagaACGAGAACGAGAAAAGAGAACGAGAACGAGAAAAGAAAGCATTGCAATGTCGCATTGAGTGTAAGGataagtttagatatttaaatattaatcataGTTTAGATTAgttggtttttatatatttgttcGGGTTTTTTATGAGGACGATCAGAGCACAGTTAACATAGAGAAGAAGAGACCGGGTTAGTCATAGGTGGAGAAACAGAGAACGAGAAGAGAAGAAATACACACAATACAagtataaattgtaaattttgaACATCTATTACTAATTGTTGTaaggttttaaattaaaaataaaacttaaaatattttataaatagttgGTTTTCGAAAATAGGTAAAGAGtattattaaaactaaaagtaataatgttaaaattatTCTTTCTTTAGTAAGTAACACAAGTAGCCTCccaatattttatctttataaGCCCAAACTAACTTTTAAACAAAACGAGtatattcataaataaatcacatgacagtattttaaaaagtcaagGGTTAATGGCTCGGATAGCTCTTTCAATACCTACTAATAAATATTACCCAAAAATGTGTgctatgaaaaatttaaaccaAGCTAAAAACACCtttaaacaaatacaaaaccaaatttaatcTACCCAGGTCTATGTTTTTCGCATTCAATTCCGCATTTCATTCACCCACacagagatagagatagagaaAAACTAGCATAAAACCCTTGTTACATGCATTACAAATCACAGACACAATGGCCACAATCAGAACGGCAAAAGATATACTAAGTATTGAAAGTATCAGGGATATTACAAGTGTATGAATGGgcgaaaaaaatcgatatacaACTTATGCAAATGTTGAAGGGTTTTGcagattaaaattttacattcAGGTCGAGTAGACGCCTGACTAACTGACATTCGGTCTGACAACTCAATGGTGCTCCTCCGGCACACTCTCTGCAAATGTACAGACACATGCAATCACGCTCATGTgagtaaatgaaattttcccaCAGCCGCAAACGGCGCGACGAACTACAAATGTTCAACAGCATGTCCTGCACAGGGAAAATTGCCAATAAAGGGACCAGAAAAGTTGCAGACAGTGCGacacggggcgtatgagtgCTGCGGGCCCGGGGGAATGGATTTCAGGGGCTGACTGATAGACAGCATCAACGCCAATAGAAATTGTTGCGCGCTCCCCAGTTTCGGTCCAATGGTCCGAGGCGCGTTCTATCTCTGATCGGAAATAGGGGACAGGTTCTATCTCTCTGCTTATTTTTTGCAGCCTTATGTGGCGCCACGAGCCGAAGGCATACAATCGGACTATTGAACAACGTTCAAAATTATGGCAACTCGTTTGGCATGCACAGCGCTCTTATGCgcgattttaaagattttcagaAGTTTGTATTCAGTTCTTTGAGCTCTTCAAAGTGAGTACTAGGAAATTTCACTAtattaatcaaatttaaattttaggatGTATTAACAATTCTATTTGATTTtaagttttactttaaattgatttgaagtagatttattaataatactaAAAAGTAACTTTTagtaaagtaaaaaagtttgtttttaaagttaactAGTTTAAAATATCAGTCCCACTTcttttgtatgaaaaaagaatagtactaaaaaatatagaaaatttttatcGCTTAGAATCGATGTCTAATAATGAGGCTTAGTAAGCCCCCAAAATGTCTTAACTCATTTCGGCATGCTGGTGACTTGAAATCCTgaatacacatacatacaggCGCCCAGGCACGCGAAATGGAAGTGCACACACgagtatttgatttatttgattagGCAATAgacagtagacaactattgAATTAGACACCCGAGTGCTATGGCTGCCGTGCAGTGCAATCCATCTGACAATTGTGTACCTGTTTTCTTGTGGTTCCGTCGATCTCCGTTGCAATGGGATACGCACGTCCATTGGGCACGACGGGTGGTCCCTCCGATTTGCTGCGGCGCGAAGGTGTGCCGCCCCGCTCCTCCGACTGCAGAGAGACAGAGATGGGGGCATTAAATATATACGGGCTTGTATAGTTAATTAGCTGGTCAttaatattacgcatacgccttGTTGACGTGCGTCAGCAGGTGAAGTCAATTAATTATGTATTGTCAGGGCGCCCATGATAGTATGTCAAAAGCACACTCTCCCAGGCATACCGATGCGCAAACTGGCATTCAGGTCAGCGGCGTGGGAAGGATTTTAGCAAGAGGTATTCAGaggattttataaatttaacattattctgtatttataagtatttatgattcaaatttttttttatttagatatttttgattcatcgatattaataaaaagaaaactgcATTATAAATAATTCCAGAACTGACAATATCTTCAATATGTGAAGTTAGGATCTACTAAATATTGCTGAATACTTCTTAAAgttgataatatttaaaaatatatagaaacaaaaattgtaatttatagaaaagaatttgaattttagtacTTGCACTATTTGTACAGTGGTCCGAGGGGGCTCACTCCCCAAAACCGTACCATCTGCGTACGCCACTGATTTTCGCACACGTATCTCAATGTCCTTGCAACATGTGCCTCTGTGTGCCTCATTATTAATTAGTCTAGCGTTGAGGAGAAGGGGCGTAAAATGAACTAGGAAAGGACCAACCTCATATGGAACTTTTTGTGAACGACTTTTGTGTATTTCCTGCGGCATTTGAGAGCGTCGACATTTTTATGAGGGCCGCGGCTTAAACGCATTAACCCTAATGCCAAACCTCCCGTAAAGGAAACGGCTTTCATAAGCCCATAAATATGCTATATGAGAATATGCCTTCAAATGAAAACTTTATACTCTTTAAgcctaattaaaacaaacaatttacgCTGAGTAACTTCTAGGTGTACAATTAAATGCtttacttttggagtgattttaaTAGGCAAGTGACGCCAGCTTTTTAAAAGCACGTGACGCTatgaatgaataaaatatagaGTATAATAAAAGCCTTGGATTTTTACTACATTTTAGAATGCCAGGGTGCATATCCATTTCCATCACGGTCCTCTTCAAATGTCAAAAGCGCATAAAGTTTGTGTGGACGCAAACTGAAAATACTATTAGATGTGGAGAGCTGACTGAGTCTTTACAATTTTTAGCTCGCTCATGAAGATGTGGAAATGCACAataattttgcatattttttgtgtGGCATCTCAGCTGCAACtgtttatacatatatgtatgcatgtgAACTTAGATTCAGGTTTTAACAAGGTTACGTGATTGCATTACGCAAATTAAATATGGTTTTATGTTTGGCATTTTCAACGTTATGATTGCTTACACAACATAATACTATTATTCTTTCATGGGTTTAACCCTTTAAAACGATTTTTGTAGAAAAAgaatttattgtttatatttgATTATCGAGACAAAacggaaaaatataaatcaaattgtaTTACTTTGTTAACCACATTTCACCTTTTATAAAAGGCACCTTATGctattcatattttaaaagtttttaatattccttGCACCTGTCGAAAAGTCAAGGTCATGTAGGTCCTGGAGAAAACCCGATGGGATTTGGATTCAGGGTCTGACACTTACTCTCGCCAAACGATGTGCACTGGCATCTCGGCGTGCATCTGTATATTCCGATCCTATAATAAACTCGTGCGATTTATATGctaattctggacattttttCCGTCGCGGCAATGGCGGCTCATTTGTCGGTCCTGCAGATGCGCAAATCCAATCGAAAGTCGAGTCAGAACGAGATCAATAAATAAGTCCGTGACAATAAGGCGCAAGACAAATGTCTTCGCAACTCACCAACAAATTGACTTGGGTTTGGGGCTGGCGCCCGTCGCACAACCTCTGGCCGCGAGTTGCCCGTAAATTCATGCCAACGATAAGTGCTCCTATACTCCGAGTGGAGCTGCTGGAAGAAAAGATAAAAGATGCCAATGCGTTAAGTCTAAATTAAGATGTACcaggaaaaactaaatatattgaaagaaaaaactatgtttaaacaaatttcagAACTATTAACTAAGTTGAATATAATCACATATGAACAAAACTATAATACGTAAATAAATGTTAGCAATATCATTattacacaacaaaaaaacacgtcgcggtcaaatcgatatgcgcatggtaaatttctggcatTGTACACGCATATTCTTTATAACGAAATCTCTCTCGCGGAGATTCtgtgacttcgaaaaagacgGGAAGAAGCAATATGTACAAATTCTCTCAATTCgttgtttacattttgagGTGCCCGCATCGATCAACGTTTCATAGCAAGTTTTTTGTGGGTGTAGCATTTGAATTGGGTAGTTATTTATCAGGTTTGTagtacaatatttaaaaatttaattaaaatatttaatgtgtaATCAATTGTTGGACAATTTAACAACAATGTggattttgaattatttaagaTTTCCCTTTTAAATGGCCTTTCCCGCTAAAACGGACAATGGGCGCAATTTAACATGGATAATAATTACAGCAAAACGCATGACAAATACCACAATCAGACCAACAAAAAGCTAACCACTTCCACATATGGCCacatgtaaatattttcatttgccATGACCAGACTTTCGGGCCCAGGGCTGTCCAATTGGCCAGTTAGTCAAACAGTTTCGTTCCGGGCTCTCGGCCAAATTGCGGTTTGTCGCATTTCAATGCGGCAATACGTCCACCCACTTTCTCCATTACGACTGCAGCCATTTGATAATTGCGACAATGGCCAGAGAAAAATCTATATTAATGGCCATGTTTTCTACTGCAACAGTTACTCTTACTGCCACTTCAGCAGTTACTGCTTGTGTTATTTTGCGACTTATTTTATGGCCACGACAGCGCGTATCGATCTAAGCCAAGGGACTTGGACATTTCGAGCAGAAGTCGTTGCATGTAAGCTGTAAATTGGGTTAAGCTCTTCCAAACACAAACTGGCTAAGACAGCTGCAACGACAGTCCTGGCCGACAGACAGTTCCAGGACATTCTCGTGGAGCAGCCAAGTCACTCGATTTAATTATGGCCCGACTTGGAGCTCGCCCCCCCTGCCTTCCAAGAATTTACGTTTGTCTACCTGAGCTTAACTTTCATTGTCTCGACGTCGTTTCCTGCTCCACTTTTGTACAATGAAATAATTGCCGGCTGGCACGCAATGTCAAAAGAcagtaaacattttattaattatttgttgtAGCCATTTCCttggtttaattttatttttaaacggcTAATTGGGTTTTGTAAGAAGGTTATACAcctaattatataaaaaaaggaaattctcTTTCTCTTTACCGATTCAATTATAGACTCCGAAGAACTATGTTTAgctatattttaaagtattatagtacctatttaatacaaaatgtttttgtttaagatttgtaacatttttctttaaagattttaagtTGGTTTGGGTTATTTCTTTGAAATACCTCTCTTTTACTGGACTTTATAAATCTAATTTCCAGTATATCTAAGATAATCGCACACGCACGTCACTAAAGCACTTAATAAATTAAGCCACAATAACTCTCGCATCCCTTATTCTGTCCTGCGAATAGGCTACACCCTTAACCCATAGCCAAACAATGAACCCAGGAGCAATTAACCCAATTGCGGGCAGACCCCTTCAGTCTAGACACACTCCAATATCCGCCGATATGCTTTGCGCCAATTAAAAAGAGCTGTAGAAAATCATTCCTCGACAATCAATAAAGCTCACTTGGCCGGAAAGAATCGAGTGCCACGCCTTCGGCAACGCGATACCTCGACGGCACGCACCTTTTGCATAATTTAGCAGTAAGAGCTCACTTTACTCGAGCCGCTGGAGGAAAGCTGGAACCTACGTGGGTTCGTTTGTCATATGAATTGGCAGTTGATGTCAGGGGCGTCGCCTTCTCGTTCGCACTGCCGAAAGTGTGGTAGGAGTTTCTGCCACGTGGCAGACTCACACCTGTGCTCTTTGTTAGAGtccatatatgcatatatatttacgACACAACTTTGAGTACATATCCTGGGCAGCTGCAACAATTTATCATGTCACGGTAGGTGGGTCCCGAAAAAAAGAACTTATATTTTACCAACTGATTTATGCCTGTGCACAGGCTGTGGTGGTCCCATTGATTGCGGTCACCAAATGCAGCCACACCccagcataaatattttaatattatgtatCCGCTTTTTTTTGagagtttattaaaaattaatgccatatgaaattttaaatgttgtgcGGCTTTTGGGGCCAGCAGGGCGAATGTGTGCAGTTTGGGGAAATCATTTTGCCTTAAATTTTCAGCATTCATGCGAGAGAGACAGCAATCCCTCAGCTGGGAGACACTTAGTCTCCGGTGCAGTGATGTTGAAACCCTGATAAGCCTGCTGACATCTCAACTATCCCACAGCTGACAGATGGTCGGGTCGCCAGCATCCTCCGGCTGGTTggggtatttttaattaaaattttaaataccgaAGAGTTTACGACTTAAAGGGGTTCAGCCGATGCAGCCAAGTGGTTTTTAATGGAGTTTCTCAGAGGTAAGGGCCATATATTTGCCATCAAAACTTTGTACATAGATCAATGCCCAATTTGTGGCGTCCCTAACTATCCTATAAATAAATGTCCACGTTGCAGACATATTTCTTGTATAGGTTTACCCATATCCGATGCACAGACTGGAGATAAATTTATGGCTTATGGGTGGGAACCGAGTATTTTTCTTAGCTTACTTGCAGGCGTCAGTTGCACCATAATCCGCACACTCACACTAGTTCAAGTCTGTGACCGCACAAGTGTGTGTGGGGGAAATTCGTGTGCGTGTTTAATCTACCCGAAGGGACCTTTCAAGTTTTATGCGGGCAAAACAAGCAAAATGACACCTCGAAGCATAGTTATCGCCTCCGAGATCCTTGTTTTGCGGTCTCATATGTTTGCCAGTGTATTGGTGTAGTCCTTTGAAGTGCCAACCACATTTCTGGGGAACAAGAAAATGTCTTTGTCCAATGCGTTTTGAGGTGAGGTTGGAAAGTTTGTTGAAAATTATGCGGAAGATAGCACCGACCTGTACAGCTATtatattttactaattttctttgaaattttccatattttttttaattttcataatcGAAATGTATCAAACCGTTCTAAATTAGTTCAAAATTTAAAGctccaaataaacaaaatgttaccgattcgtgcaaaagtatgtaacagggagaaggaagcgtttccgaccctataataattatatattcttgatcagagtcactagccgagtcgatatagccatgtctgtctgtcatcctgtccgtctgtctgtctgtccgtctgtatgaacgctgagatctcggaaactacaatagctagaaggttgagattttccacacctattcttgggcttcctacgcagcgcaagtttatttcagccgggcgccacgccccctctaacgcccacaatcgcttactaacaattttaaaatgtgtctggcgcccacacctttaaagattcgagaagtataagtgcaattttgttgtgtatatttatacctatcgaaatgtaaagacattttttaaatcggaccattcattaaaaagttatacgcaatcaaaatgttacacagaaaaaattatcaaaagttttaggtgcaaaataaggggtgaaacattttaaaaagtaaaacgcttcatacaaatttgttttactttgcatttttcaaacttttaatatttatttttaaaacgtttttatatgaaaacggcacctaaaacgttgtataattttctctgtgtatatgggcacttccaaaatgtcgctcgggacatttgcacacctttaaagttaaaaaaaaattgtaaaacaatggattttaattttaattatgggcttttcttttcactcttcccaagctctatttttggtaaaaatcttaattttgtaccacttttagtttttaagatatcggtaaaaaactgccgtattcgctcgggacaaaaatagaagtggatttcggggaagttcatacaacaccagaaattagcaaattctgatggaatatttgaatgcgattttttttagaatgttgttcaaacatgtcgctgtgaaatgctttgggttttactcaaaaattctttgccgtttttttttaatgcagtttcaaccacattcgctcgggacatgtcgctcgggacattttttccgactgttttgtaaagcggatttctttacctctatctctcaattgctggatgttttgcttttaac
This portion of the Drosophila takahashii strain IR98-3 E-12201 chromosome 3R, DtakHiC1v2, whole genome shotgun sequence genome encodes:
- the LOC108061332 gene encoding E3 ubiquitin-protein ligase RBBP6 isoform X3 encodes the protein MIGSFWNLCRACPSMPVDKQLHSEYRSTYRWHEFTGNSRPEVVRRAPAPNPSQFVGPTNEPPLPRRKKCPELAYKSHEFIIGSEYTDARRDASAHRLARSEERGGTPSRRSKSEGPPVVPNGRAYPIATEIDGTTRKQAGESNGLLKKTITKLSTEYRLQFVWPTVRRIKGGGEATSRAAAGDYPRKSISLGALRSGGQSHSHTQNQNQSLTQTQNGHTHHTMMGGGAGLPTVHKKRTTNQKEATLHELEPLVSDTDDRKTHEKQVTIVERKITSRPFSQAIDQERLNHFITKKENFGFADAAVAAAVLKDEVDNRQQAAESGQVVVMNGSAPPHSKPNLDLWFKEMVELRKKAGEYKCRGWGIEIDPELYKKQKDLWDQVSKRSSLSALSLASSVHRPITKEEKEQENNKKSTPLQKAQKPRVPGQAFLIDNKDEISALPARFSNIRHHLERTTGPDVEEGALLPSPTREKLMPAITKRESESQRGSPKKTALSRHGSPQKGSPQKGSPKKVLKTRSQSAGPGVAENESPKRQIRSASQAPSSRKKTPTTGSGSERKARPYDGEDGRETAISISSCSPQPPVPEVPEEPLVKSPPEPTRVKSPEQIIMRSPDPVNWTVPLDTGKTFTVTQNVKDGENYSRPQSEIKASTPVEKPPPPPQSAPPQLTEQAKMDAWKTSSPTTSAAIYGKTLTPHATPTGQPGGAVRCIAAQDQPSQLPDPAMSSSSSTGTASTARTTAAEVLEKARDRFDRFWGSSASKEESV
- the LOC108061332 gene encoding ataxin-2 homolog isoform X2 translates to MIGSFWNLCRACPSMPVDKLHSEYRSTYRWHEFTGNSRPEVVRRAPAPNPSQFVGPTNEPPLPRRKKCPELAYKSHEFIIGSEYTDARRDASAHRLARSEERGGTPSRRSKSEGPPVVPNGRAYPIATEIDGTTRKQAGESNGLLKKTITKLSTEYRLQFVWPTVRRIKGGGEATSRAAAGDYPRKSISLGALRSGGQSHSHTQNQNQSLTQTQNGHTHHTMMGGGAGLPTVHKKRTTNQKEATLHELEPLVSDTDDRKTHEKQVTIVERKITSRPFSQAIDQERLNHFITKKENFGFADAAVAAAVLKDEVDNRQQAAESGQVVVMNGSAPPHSKPNLDLWFKEMVELRKKAGEYKCRGWGIEIDPELYKKQKDLWDQVSKRSSLSALSLASSVHRPITKEEKEQENNKKSTPLQKAQKPRVPGQAFLIDNKDEISALPARFSNIRHHLERTTGPDVEEGALLPSPTREKLMPAITKRESESQRGSPKKTALSRHGSPQKGSPQKGSPKKVLKTRSQSAGPGVAENESPKRQIRSASQAPSSRKKTPTTGSGSERKARPSTLPTTFQSRIKSSSLPPPNGRVASAPPATAAAAATRAATAATSAAKSALNANQPHANQSQSSQAKSGSGKILKPSATSAQQQQQQQQQQMRKKDKDRSNSSCIGNGSHVGAGSGSQANSVKHLQNKQKQQQLQQQQQKQQQQQQPQQQHDVAAATATATSAQNPTRPATINIKRLTVPGQDRKLAENDGEDGRETAISISSCSPQPPVPEVPEEPLVKSPPEPTRVKSPEQIIMRSPDPVNWTVPLDTGKTFTVTQNVKDGENYSRPQSEIKASTPVEKPPPPPQSAPPQLTEQAKMDAWKTSSPTTSAAIYGKTLTPHATPTGQPGGAVRCIAAQDQPSQLPDPAMSSSSSTGTASTARTTAAEVLEKARDRFDRFWGSSASKEESV
- the LOC108061332 gene encoding ataxin-2 homolog isoform X1 codes for the protein MIGSFWNLCRACPSMPVDKQLHSEYRSTYRWHEFTGNSRPEVVRRAPAPNPSQFVGPTNEPPLPRRKKCPELAYKSHEFIIGSEYTDARRDASAHRLARSEERGGTPSRRSKSEGPPVVPNGRAYPIATEIDGTTRKQAGESNGLLKKTITKLSTEYRLQFVWPTVRRIKGGGEATSRAAAGDYPRKSISLGALRSGGQSHSHTQNQNQSLTQTQNGHTHHTMMGGGAGLPTVHKKRTTNQKEATLHELEPLVSDTDDRKTHEKQVTIVERKITSRPFSQAIDQERLNHFITKKENFGFADAAVAAAVLKDEVDNRQQAAESGQVVVMNGSAPPHSKPNLDLWFKEMVELRKKAGEYKCRGWGIEIDPELYKKQKDLWDQVSKRSSLSALSLASSVHRPITKEEKEQENNKKSTPLQKAQKPRVPGQAFLIDNKDEISALPARFSNIRHHLERTTGPDVEEGALLPSPTREKLMPAITKRESESQRGSPKKTALSRHGSPQKGSPQKGSPKKVLKTRSQSAGPGVAENESPKRQIRSASQAPSSRKKTPTTGSGSERKARPSTLPTTFQSRIKSSSLPPPNGRVASAPPATAAAAATRAATAATSAAKSALNANQPHANQSQSSQAKSGSGKILKPSATSAQQQQQQQQQQMRKKDKDRSNSSCIGNGSHVGAGSGSQANSVKHLQNKQKQQQLQQQQQKQQQQQQPQQQHDVAAATATATSAQNPTRPATINIKRLTVPGQDRKLAENDGEDGRETAISISSCSPQPPVPEVPEEPLVKSPPEPTRVKSPEQIIMRSPDPVNWTVPLDTGKTFTVTQNVKDGENYSRPQSEIKASTPVEKPPPPPQSAPPQLTEQAKMDAWKTSSPTTSAAIYGKTLTPHATPTGQPGGAVRCIAAQDQPSQLPDPAMSSSSSTGTASTARTTAAEVLEKARDRFDRFWGSSASKEESV